One genomic window of Pungitius pungitius chromosome 11, fPunPun2.1, whole genome shotgun sequence includes the following:
- the ubr5 gene encoding E3 ubiquitin-protein ligase UBR5 isoform X4, producing MTSIHFVVHPLPGTEDQLNDRLREVSEKLNKYSYNSHPHLSLLEQATLKQCVVGPNHAGFLLEDGRVCRISFAVQPDRLELSKPDGGDVSKLSSGSGTGRSSRPGRTSDPPWFLSGSDTLGRLAGNTLGSRWSSGVNGGSGGGGSGGGAGGGGAGGGSSSGGGGSGGTGGGGGGGGTSGRSSTAARDSRRQTRVIRTGRDRGSGLLGSQPQPVIPASVIPEELITQAQVVLQGKSRSVIIRELQRTNLDVNLAVNNLLSRDDEDGDDGDDTASESYLPGEDLMSLLDADIHSAHPSVIIDADAMFSEEISYFGYPSFRRSSLSRLGSSRVLLLPLERDSELLRERESVLRLRERRWLDGATFDAERGSTSREGEPSLDKKNIPVQSPVSLGEELQWWPDKDGVKFVSIGAMFSELVAVSSKGELYQWKWSDPEPYRNAQSSSVHHPRVSFLGLANEKITLLSANSIRATVATETNKVATWVDDTLSTVASKLEHSAQAFPELQGERMVSLHCCALYTCAQLESSLYWWCSGSVHQSHTQNNRGVVPFSQRKKMLEKARAKNKKPKSSAGISSIPNITVGTQVCLRNNPLYHAGAVAFSVNAGIPKVGVLLESVWNMNDSCRFQLRSPESLKNMEKTTKTQEIKTETKPELVKTEMGPPPSPASTCSDTSSIASSASLPYKRRRSTPAPKEEEKVNEEQWPLREVVFVEDVKNVPVGKVLKVDGAYVAVKFPGTSSSMNNQTTAAPTDSDPSSLLQDCRLLRIDELQVVKTGGTPKVPDCFQRTPKKLCIPEKAEILAVNVDSKGVHAVLKTGNWVRYCIFDLATGKAEQENNFPTSNLAFLGQSERNVAIFTAGQESPIILRDGNGTIYPMAKDCMGGIRDPDWLDLPPINSLGMGVHSLANLPSNSTIKKKAAIIIMAVEKQTLMQHVLRCDYEACRLYLVNLEQAFLLDQGGQTLRALLDHRCDGNRNILHAAVSVCFPVSNKETKEEEAERSERNTFAERLSAVEAIANAISVVSSNSSGNRTGSSSSRGLRLREMMRRSLRAAGLGRHESGPSSSDHQDPVSPPIAPPSWVPDPPPMDPDGDIDFILAPAVGSLTTASTGTSQGPSTSTIPGPSTEPSVVESKDRKANAHLILKLMCDSVVLRPHLRELLSAKDARGMTPFMLAVSGRAYPAAITVLEAAQKMSKVGDPGIAEKEDADTVFTEMICPLGTNPDDSPLYVLCCNDTCSFTWTGAEHINQDIFECRTCGLLESLCCCTECARVCHKGHDCKLKRTSPTAYCDCWEKCKCKTLIAGQKAARLDLLYRLLTTTNLVTTPNSRGEHILLFLVQTVARQSVEHCQYRPPRIREDRNRKATNAEDSDMPDHDLEPPRFAQLALERVLQDWNALKSMIMFGSQENKDPLSASSRIAHLLPEEQVYLNQQSGTIRLDCFTHCLIVKCAPDITFIDTLLGTLVKELQNKYTPGRREEAVTVTRRFLRSVARVFVILSVEMASSKKKNNFIPQPIGKCRRVFQALHPYAVEELCNVAESLIVPVRMGIARPTAPFTLASTSIDAVQGSEELFSVEPLPPRPSPDQSSSSSQTAASYIIRNPQPRRSSQSQPTRGRDEEQDDIVSADVEEVVEVVEGVAGEEDHHDDQEEQGEENAEAEGQHDEHDEDGSDMELDLLAAAETESDSESNHSNQDNASGRRSVVTAATAGSEAGSRVSLAFPIFGASSVPAFFSEDDSQSNDSSDSDSSSSQSDDVDQETFLLDEPLERTTTASHANSAAQAPRSMQWAVRNTPSQRATGSAPSSTSTPAASSTGLIYIDPTNLRRSSAISSSAAAAAAALEASNSSSYLTSASSLARAYSIVIRQISDLMSLIPKYNQQVYTQYPAAVKLTYQDAVNLQNYVEEKLIPTWNWMVSIMDSTEAQLRYGSALSSAGDPGHPSHPLHASQHSARRERITAREEASLRTLEGRRRAATLLTARQGMMSARGDFLNYALSLMRSHNDEHSDVLPVLDVCSLKHVAYVFQALIYWIKAMNQQTTLDTPQMDRKRNREILELGLDNEDSEHENDDDTNQSSTLQDKDEDPVPAETGQNHPFFRRSDSMTFLGCIPPNPFDVPLAEAIPLADQPHLLQPNARKEDLFGRPSQGLYSSSYMATKGLADSSMDRNCLEVNMGSSLPSPSQILPTKMSYSANLKNVMSMETGQRSTGNDSLAEQALEASKPGPSPHDLAAQLKSSLLAEIGLTESDGPPLSTFRPHCSFMGMMISHDMLLGRWRLSLELFGRVFMEDVGAEPGSILTELGGFEVKESKFRREMEKLRNLQSRDLALEVDRDRDQLIQQTMRQLNTHFGRRCATTPMAVHRVKVTFKDEPGEGSGVARSFYTAIALALLSNDKLPNLDCVQSVSKGMQASSTCHHDYNSNLMQRLRNRDRERERRSGGLRAGSRRDRDRDSRRQLSIDTRPFRPSSEGNPSDEPDPLPAHRQALGERLYPRVHAMQPAFASKITGMLLELSPAQLLLLLASEDSLRARVEEAMELLIAHGRENGADSILDLGLLEAPEKAQQQENRKRHGSTRSVVDMELDDPDDGDDNAPLFYQPGKRGFYSPRPGKNTEARLNCFRNIGRILGLCLLQNELCPITLNRHVIKVLLGRKVNWHDFAFFDPVMYESLRQLIRHSQAGEADAVFAAMDLAFAIDLCKEEGAGQVELLSGGVNMPVTPLNVYEYVRKYAEHRMLVVAEQPLHAMRKGLLDVLPKNALEDLTAEDFRLLVNGCGEVNVQMLISFTSFNDESGENADKLLQFKRWFWSIVEKMSMTERQDLVYFWTSSPSLPASEEGFQPMPSITIRPPDDQHLPTANTCISRLYVPLYSSKQILKQKLLLAIKTKNFGFV from the exons GCTCCGCGAGGTCTCGGAGAAACTCAACAAGTACAGCTATAACAG TCATCCGCACCTTAGTCTGCTGGAGCAGGCCACCCTAAAACAGTGTGTTGTTGGTCCAAACCATGCCGGATTTCTCCTTGAG GATGGACGCGTGTGCAGAATCAGCTTCGCTGTCCAGCCCGACCGCCTGGAGCTCAGCAAACCGGATGGCGGcgatgt TTCAAAGTTGAGCAGTGGTTCAGGGACAGGAAGGAGCTCCAGGCCAGGCAGGACTAGTGATCCGCCCTGGTTCCTGTCTGGCTCTGACACACTGGGCAGACTGGCAGGCAACACCCTGGG GAGTCGCTGGAGCTCTGGTGTGAAcggaggcagcggaggaggcgGAAGTGGAGGTGGAGCTGGGGGAGGCGGAGCCGGGGGTGGCAGTAGTAGTGGTGGTGGCGGCAGTGGCGGCACTGGtggtggaggcggaggcggtGGCACGTCGGGGAGGTCGTCGACGGCAGCGCGTGATTCCCGCAGACAGACCAGGGTGATCCGTACAGGAAGGGACCGTGGTTCGGGCCTGCTGGGTAGTCAGCCTCAACCGGTCATACCAGCTTCGGTCATCCCTGAAGAACTTATCACTCAG GCCCAGGTAGTCCTTCAGGGCAAGTCCAGAAGTGTGATCATTAGGGAACTCCAGCGGACCAACCTTGATGTCAACCTCGCCGTCAACAACCTGCTGAGCCGGGATGATGAAGACGGAGATGATGGAGACGACACAGCCAGCGAGTCCTATCTGCCTGGAG AGGATCTGATGTCCTTGTTGGATGCAGACATTCACTCCGCCCACCCcagtgtgattattgatgctGATGCAATGTTCTCTGAGGAAATCAGCTACTTTGGCTACCCCTCTTTTAGACGCTCCTCGCTGTCACGCCTGGGATCCTCCAGAG TTCTCCTTCTTCCCTTAGAGCGCGACTCTGAGCTGTTGCGCGAGCGCGAGTCCGTGTTGAGGTTGCGCGAGCGCCGGTGGCTGGATGGGGCCACGTTCGACGCGGAGCGAGGCTCCACCAGCCGCGAGGGCGAGCCCAGCTTGGACAAGAAGAACATTCCGGTCCAGAGCCCTGTCTCCTTGGGAGAGGAGCTCCAGTGGTGGCCTGACAAG GATGGTGTGAAGTTTGTGAGCATCGGTGCCATGTTTTCAGAGTTGGTGGCTGTCAGTTCCAAAGGAGAGCTGTATCAGTGGAAGTGGAGCGACCCTGAACCCTACAGGAATGCTCAG AGTTCTTCCGTTCACCACCCGCGGGTGTCTTTCCTGGGCTTGGCCAATGAGAAGATCACCCTATTGTCTGCCAATAGCATCAGAGCCACTGTAGCCACAGAAACCAACAAG gtggCAACCTGGGTGGACGACACACTGAGCACAGTGGCTTCTAAGCTGGAGCACAGTGCTCAGGCATTCCCTGAGCTGCAGGGGGAACGTATGGTGTCGCTGCACTGCTGCGCGCTCTACACATGTGCTCAGTTGGAGAGTAGCCTCTACTGGTG GTGTAGCGGGAGTGTTCATCAAAGTCACACGCAAAACAATAG GGGTGTTGTGCCTTTTAGTCAACGGAAGAAGATGCTTGAAAAGGCCAGAGCCAAGAACAAAAAGCCTAAGTCCAGCGCTGGCATCTCCTCGATACCAAACATCACCGTGGGAACACAG GTGTGCTTGAGGAATAACCCCCTCTACCACGCCGGCGCCGTGGCCTTCTCTGTCAATGCTGGGATTCCCAAAGTGGGCGTCCTGTTGGAGTCCGTCTGGAACATGAACGACAGTTGCCGGTTCCAGCTGCGCTCACCAGAGAGCCTCAAGAACATGGAGAAGACCACGAAGACCCAGGAAATCAA GACGGAGACCAAGCCAGAGCTGGTGAAGACTGAGATgggtcctcctccctccccggcATCTACCTGCAGTGATACCTCCTCCATAGCTAGCAGTGCCTCGCTGCCCTACA AGCGAAGGCGTTCCACCCCAGCTcccaaagaggaggagaaggtgaacGAGGAGCAGTGGCCGCTCAGAGAGGTGGTGTTTGTGGAGGACGTTAAAAATGTTCCTGTGGGAAAG GTACTTAAAGTGGATGGCGCGTATGTAGCTGTGAAGTTTCCAGGGACATCCAGTAGCATGAATAACCAGACCACTGCTGCTCCCACCGACTCTGACCCATCATCCCTGTTGCAGGACTGCAGGCTCTTGAGAATAGATGAGCTACAG gTGGTCAAAACTGGTGGGACTCCTAAAGTTCCCGATTGTTTTCAGCGCACACCTAAAAAGCTTTGTATCCCAGAAAAAGCTGAGATTCTGGCTGTGAATGTTGACTCCAAAG GAGTTCACGCAGTGCTAAAAACCGGTAACTGGGTGAGGTACTGTATCTTTGACCTGGCCACAGGCAAAGCCGAACAGGAGAATAATTTCCCCACCAGCAACTTGGCCTTCCTGGGCCAGAGTGAGCGCAATGTTGCCATTTTTACTGCAGGACAG GAATCTCCCATCATCCTTCGAGATGGAAACGGTACAATCTACCCTATGGCTAAAGATTGCATGGGTGGAATTCGAGATCCTGATTGGTTGGACCTGCCTCCTATAAACAGCCTGGGAATGGGAGTGCACTCTCTTGCCAACCTCCCCTCTAACTctacaattaaaaagaaagctgctattattattatggctGTCGAG AAACAGACTCTGATGCAGCACGTTCTGCGTTGTGACTACGAGGCGTGCCGGCTGTACCTGGTGAACCTTGAGCAGGCTTTCCTGTTGGATCAGGGCGGCCAGACCCTCCGAGCCCTTTTGGATCATCGCTGCGATGGGAACCGCAACATCCTTCACGCGGCCGTCTCTGTGTGCTTCCCTGTTAGCAACAAGGAGaccaaagaggaggaag CTGAAAGGTCGGAGAGAAACACATTTGCAGAGCGTCTATCTGCTGTGGAGGCAATTGCCAACGCCATCTCCGTGGTCTCAAGCAACAGTTCTGGGAATCGGACGGGCTCTTCCAGCAGCAGAGG ACTTCGGCTGAGGGAGATGATGCGGAGGTCTCTGAGAGCTGCAGGTCTCGGTCGTCACGAGTCCGGCCCGTCATCCAGCGACCACCAAGACCCCGTTTCTCCGCCCATTGCCCCACCAAGTTGGGTCCCTGACCCTCCACCCATGGATCCTG ACGGTGACATTGACTTCATTCTAGCCCCAGCTGTGGGTTCACTCACCACCGCCTCCACTGGGACGAGCCAGGGACCCAGCACCTCCACCATCCCAG GGCCGTCCACCGAGCCATCAGTGGTTGAATCTAAAGACAGGAAGGCCAATGCCCACCTGATCCTGAAGCTGATGTGTGACAGTGTTGTTCTGAGGCCACACCTACGGGAGCTACTCTCTGCAAA GGATGCCCGTGGAATGACCCCCTTCATGCTGGCAGTCAGCGGAAGAGCTTACCCGGCAGCCATCACTGTACTGGAGGCTGCTCAGAAAATGTCCAAGG TGGGTGACCCGGGCATTGCAGAGAAGGAAGATGCAGATACTGTGTTCACGGAAATGATTTGCCCCTTGGGTACCAACCCTGATGATTCGCCCCTCTATGTTCTCTGCTGCAACGACACCTGCAGTTTCACTTGGACCGGAGCTGAGCACATTAACCAG GACATCTTTGAGTGCCGGACCTGCGGTCTGCTCGAgtccctctgctgctgcactgAGTGTGCAAGGGTGTGTCACAAAGGACATGACTGCAA GCTGAAGAGGACCTCTCCCACAGCATACTGTGACTGTTGggagaaatgtaaatgtaagacGCTGATCGCCGGCCAGAAGGCCGCCCGTCTGGATCTGCTGTACAGGTTACTCACAACCACCAACCTCGTCACAACACCCAACAGCAG GGGAGAGCATATATTGTTGTTCCTGGTGCAGACTGTTGCCAGGCAGAGTGTTGAGCACTGTCAGTACAGACCACCACGCATCAGAGAGGACAGGAATCGCAAGGCTACAAACGCAGAGG aCTCTGACATGCCAGACCACGATCTAGAACCTCCTCGCTTTGCTCAGCTGGCTCTGGAGAGGGTCCTGCAGGACTGGAATGCACTGAAGTCTATGATCATGTTTGGCTCCCAGGAGAATAAAGACCC ACTTAGTGCCAGCAGCAGAATTGCCCACCTCCTGCCTGAAGAGCAGGTCTACCTGAACCAGCAGAGTGGCACCATTCGCCTGGACTGTTTCACCCACTGCCTCATTGTCAAGTGTGCTCCTGACATCACT TTTATAGACACCTTGCTAGGTACACTAGTAAAGGAGCTGCAGAACAAGTACACTCCTGGCCGGAGAGAAGAGGCAGTCACTGTGACCAGGAGGTTCCTGCGCTCTGTCGCCCGGGTGTTTGTCATCCTCAGCGTGGAGATGGCGTCATCCAAGAAGAAAAA cAACTTCATCCCTCAGCCTATTGGAAAATGTCGGCGTGTTTTCCAAGCACTACATCCCTACGCTGTGGAGGAGCTGTGTAATGTAGCAGAGTCGCTGATTGTGCCTGTGCGAATGGGTATCGCGAGGCCGACTGCTCCGTTCACTTTGGCCAGCACCAGCATAGACGCCGTTCAGGGCAGCGAGGAGCTCTTCTCTGTGGAACCGCTGCCTCCAAGGCCTTCTCCTGACCAGTCCAGCAG CTCCAGTCAGACCGCTGCCTCTTATATCATCAGGAACCCCCAGCCTCGGCGCAGCAGCCAGTCTCAGCCTACCAGAGGAAGAGACGAAGAGCAGGATGACATTGTGTCAGCAGATGTGGAAGAGGTG gttgAAGTTGTAGAAGGAGTAGCCGGTGAGGAAGACCATCATGATGACCAAGAGGAACAGGGAGAGGAAAATGCAGAAGCAGAAGGCCAGCATGACGAGCACGACGAAGATG GAAGCGACATGGAGCTGGATCTTCTGGCAGCGGCTGAAACGGAGAGCGACAGCGAAAGCAACCACAGCAATCAAGATAATGCCAGCGGCCGCAGGAGTGTCGTCACGGCAGCCACAGCTGGCTCAGAAGCAG GCAGTAGGGTGTCCTTGGCATTTCCTATTTTTG GCGCCAGCAGTGTTCCGGCCTTCTTTTCAGAAGATGACTCCCAGTCCAATGACTCCAGCGACtcggacagcagcagcagtcagagCGACGACGTCGACCAGGAGACGTTCCTGTTGGATGAGCCGCTGGAAAGGACAACTACCGCCTCTCATGCCAACAGTGCGGCCCAGGCTCCCCGCTCCATGCAGTGGGCTGTTAGAAACACCCCCAGCCAGAGGGCCACAGGGAGCGCTCCCTCCAGCACGTCAACACCTGCTG cgaGCTCTACAGGCCTCATCTACATCGACCCAACTAACCTGCGTCGCTCTAGTGCCATCAGTTCCAGtgcggcggctgcggcggcaGCCCTTGAGGCCAGCAACTCGAGCAGCTATCTGACATCTGCCAGCAGCCTGGCCCGGGCCTACAGCATCGTCATAAGGCAGATCTCGGACCTCATGAGTCTAATTCCCAAGTACAACCAACAGGTCTACACACAATACCCTGCTGCTGTGAAGCTCACCTACCAGGATGCTGTGAACCTGCAA AACTATGTCGAAGAGAAGCTGATTCCAACCTGGAACTGGATGGTGTCGATCATGGACTCCACCGAGGCTCAGTTGCGATACGGCTCTGCTCTGTCATCGGCTGGAGACCCGGGTCACCCGAGTCACCCGCTCCACGCATCTCAGCACTCTGCTCGCAGGGAGCGTATAACAGCCCGGGAGGAGGCCAGCCTGCGCACCCTTGAGGGacgaag GAGAGCGGCTACCTTGCTGACGGCTCGTCAGGGCATGATGTCGGCGCGGGGCGACTTCCTGAACTACGCGTTGTCCCTCATGCGTTCCCACAACGATGAGCACTCCGATGTGCTGCCCGTGCTGGACGTGTGCTCCCTGAAACACGTGGCCTACGTTTTCCAGGCTCTTATCTACTGGATTAAAGCCATGAACCAGCAGACCACGCTAGACACCCCCCAGATGGACAGGAAGAG GAATCGAGAGATTTTGGAGCTGGGTTTGGACAATGAGGATTCTGAACATGAGAACGACGATGACACCAATCAGA GTTCAACTCTCCAGGACAAGGATGAGGATCCAGTCCCAGCTGAGACGGGTCAGAACCACCCCTTCTTCCGTCGCTCTGACTCCATGACCTTCCTGGGCTGCATCCCACCCAACCCTTTCGATGTTCCCCTGGCTGAGGCCATCCCACTGGCAGACCAGCCTCATCTCCTACAG CCTAATGCCAGGAAGGAGGATCTGTTCGGTCGGCCCTCTCAGGGCTTGTACTCGTCCTCCTACATGGCTACCAAAGGCCTGGCTGACTCAAGCATGGACAGGAACTGCCTGGAGGTAAACATGGGCTCCTCTCTACCCTCCCCCTCTCAG ATCCTGCCCACAAAGATGTCTTACTCAGCCAACCTGAAGAATGTTATGAGTATGGAAACCGGCCAGCGGAGCACTGGGAACGATTCACTGGCCGAGCAGGCGCTCGAGGCTTCAAAACCGGGCCCTTCACCCCATGACCTCGCTGCCCAGCTGAAAAGCAGCCTACTTGCTGAGATTGGCCTCACTGAAAGTGATGGACCCCCCCTCTCAACATTCAG ACCTCACTGTAGTTTCATGGGGATGATGATATCACATGACATGCTGCTCGGCCGCTGGCGTCTGTCACTGGAGCTGTTTGGTCGCGTGTTCATGGAGGACGTCGGAGCCGAACCCGGAtcg ATCCTCACAGAACTAGGTGGCTTTGAGGTAAAGGAATCCAAGTTCCGTCGGGAGATGGAGAAGCTGAGGAACCTGCAGTCCCGTGACCTGGCCCTGGAGGTGGACCGCGATCGGGACCAGCTGATACAGCAGACCATGCGTCAGCTCAACACCCACTTTGGCAGGCGCTGCGCAACCACACCCATGGCTGTGCACAGAGTGAAGGTCACCTTCAAAGATGAGCCGGGGGAAGGCAGCGGTGTGGCCCGCagcttctacacggccatcgcCTTGGCCCTCCTCTCTAACGACAAGCTGCCCAATCTGGACTGTGTTCAGAGTGTCAGCAAGGGCATGCAGGCCAGCAGTACGTGTCATCACGATTACAATTCAA ATCTGATGCAGCGCTTAAGAAACAGAGACCGGGAAAGGGAGCGGAGAAGCGGGGGGCTTCGAGCGGGATCTCGTCGAGACAGAGACAG AGACTCGAGGAGGCAGCTGTCCATAGACACTCGGCCTTTCAGGCCCTCGTCTGAGGGAAACCCCAGTGATGAGCCTGACCCCCTGCCTGCACACAGACAGGCCCTGGGTGAAAGGCTCTACCCACGCGTTCACGCCATGCAACCA gcgTTTGCCAGTAAAATCACTGGCATGTTGCTGGAGCTGTCCCccgcccagctgctgctgctgctcgctaGTGAGGACTCTCTCCGAGCCAGGGTGGAGGAGGCCATGGAGCTTCTCATTGCACATGGAAG GGAAAATGGAGCCGACAGCATATTGGACTTGGGTCTTTTGGAGGCTCCAGAGAAAGCACAA CAGCAGGAAAACCGTAAGCGTCATGGTTCAACGCGCAGTGTGGTTGACATGGAGCTGGATGACCCAGACGATGGGGACGACAACGCCCCTCTCTTCTACCAGCCTGGCAAAAGAGGTTTTTACTCCCCTCGGCCCGGGAAGAACACGGAAGCCCGGTTGAACTGCTTCCGTAACATTGGCAG AATATTGGGCTTATGTCTGCTTCAAAATGAACTCTGTCCAATCACATTGAACAGACATGTCATCAAAGTGCTGCTTGGGAGGAAG GTGAACTGGCATGACTTTGCATTCTTTGACCCGGTCATGTATGAGAGCCTGCGGCAGCTGATCCGCCATTCTCAGGCCGGCGAAGCAGATGCAGTGTTTGCTGCTATGGACCTCGCCTTTGCCATTGACCTCTGCAAAGAGGAAGGAGCTGGACAG GTGGAGCTTCTGTCCGGTGGGGTCAACATGCCAGTGACCCCTCTGAACGTGTACGAGTACGTGAGGAAGTATGCCGAGCACAGAATGCTGGTTGTGGCCGAGCAGCCTCTTCAT GCAATGAGGAAGGGTTTGCTGGATGTACTTCCCAAAAACGCCCTGGAGGACCTGACTGCAGAGGACTTCCGGCTGCTGGTAAACGGCTGTGGAGAAGTCAATGTCCAGATGCTCATTAGCTTCACCTCCTTCAATGATGAATCTG GGGAAAATGCAGACAAACTACTGCAGTTTAAACGCTGGTTTTGGTCCATAGTGGAAAAGATGAGCATGACTGAGAGGCAAGATTTG GTATACTTCTGGACCTCCAGCCCGTCCCTGCCAGCCAGCGAGGAGGGCTTCCAGCCAATGCCCTCCATCACCATCCGGCCTCCAGACGACCAGCACCTCCCCACAGCCAACACCTGCATCTCACGTCTCTACGTGCCACTATATTCTTCAAAACAGATACTCAAACAGAAACTCCTGCTAGCCATTAAGACCAAAAACTTTGGTTTTGTGTAG